The genomic window TGAACTGGGACTTTCCATCACCCTGGAAGACCACATCCACCGTTTTGTGGGCAAAAGTGCGCAGGATGTGGAAAAGGTGCTGGAAAGCCTGCTGGGTTGCCCTTTGCCCGAGGATTATGGCGCACAGAAGATCCAGCGCACAGCAGACCTTTTTGATGCAGAATTGCAGGCCATTCCCGGCATTCGGCAGGCTCTGGAGCAGCTTTCTGGACCCAGATGTGTGGCTTCGGGGAGTCACAGAAGCCGGATTGACCAGTCCCTGAGATTGACAGGGCTTTCAGGTTTCTTCGAGCACATCTTCAGCATTGAGCAGGTGGAAAAGGGAAAACCTGCTCCTGACCTTTTTCTGTTGGCTGCAGAGGCTCTGGGACATGCACCAGAGCAGTGTCTGGTCATCGAGGACAGCGTGAGTGGGGTGCAGGCCGCGTGTGCTGCGGGCATGCGGGTGCTCGGGTTCACAGGAGGAAGCCATTGTGCTCCAGACCATGGGCAGCAATTGCTGGAGGCTGGAGCACAACAGGTGTTTCAGGACATGGCAGATTTGCCAGAATTGATCGGGTTTTGAAAGGTCAGCGGATGCCTTTGGTCAGGTAGGTGTTGCTGTAAAAATCGGTGGGTTTGGCACCAGAGGGTACTTTTCCGAGGTTTTTCAGCACGTTCACGGCCTTGGCCCAGGCGCTCGGGTCGCTGAAGCCCAGAGCGGTTTTGCTGGTGTAACTGCTGCGCATCAGGCCCACCGAGGCGTTCAGCACACTCAGGTCTCCACCTGCACTGCCGAAGTATTTCTTGCCCACATCAAATGCTTTTTGCGGATTGGTGACGGTGTAAGCCAGCCCTTTCTGGGAGGCCCGCAGGATTTTTTGCAGGTCTGCACGGTTCTTCAACAGGCGGTCAGAGACGATCACGCCGTTGCCCACCATCGGGTAAGCAGAGGTGAGGTCCAGGGTGTTCACCTTGCTGTTTTGCTGCTTCAGGATCAGGGGCTCGTTGTTGATGAAGCCCAGAGCGGCATCCACCCGTCCGGCTTTCACGGCTTCCAGTTGGGTGAATCCGATGGGTGCGATTTGCAGGTCGCTTTCTTTGATTTTGTTTTTGGCCAGCAGGGCTTGCAGGGCAATGTAAGAGGCCCCAAACGGACCGGGAATCCCGAGGGTTTTGCCTTTCAGGTCTGCTGGTTTGTTGATGCCTTTTTCTGCGAGGCTGAACACCGTGACGGGCAGTTTCTGGTACATCGCCATCACGTATTTGACTTTGGCCCCCTGTGCCTGTGCGAAGATGGCGTCTTCTGCATCTCCCACCACGGCATCGATTTTGCCCTGCAGCAACAGGGGCATCAGTTCGGACACAAAGCCGTGTTTGAATTCCACCTCAAAGCCTTCGGCCTTGTAATAACCCATGGCATCTGCCGCATAGAACGGGGTGAATTGCACGTTCGGAATGTACCCGAGGCCAATGGTGAGGGGTTTGGCTCCAGCCATTCCGGCCAGCAGCAAGGTAAAGAGGGCAACACGTTTCATGGTCACATTCTACGTGGGCTTTCCTGATGCAAATGGAAGTTGCCCAAGTGTTTCTTCACCAGAGCCTGATTCAGGATGCTGCAGGATGGCCCACATGTGTTGCAGGTAACGCTGGTGATCGTTTGGTGTGTAGTGGTTCAGGACTGCGGCATCTGGATGGGGTTTGCCCTGTGGGCTGATGGGACTGCGCAAGTGCACCACCCCTGCTGGTGGCTTCTGGAGGTTTTCCACCAGGGCACGGGCCACCACGTCCACTGGAAGCACATCCAGATGGACCTGCCACTCTGGATGCCGCCTCAGGGCTTGCACACCCAGATCGTTTTCTGGCAGGGGACCACCCTCTTCCCGTGACCAGCAACGGGTGAGGCGGTACAGGGTGCAGTTGCCTTGCTGCTCCAGCCACTGTTCAGCTTGCCATTTGCTGAAAGAATAGCTGTCCTGCGGAGGTGGAACTTCTCTGGCCAGAGGTGGAACATCACCGTCCCAGACCCATCCCAGCACACTCAGGCTGGAGCATTGGTGCAAATGCAGGGATTTTGCAGCAAGGGAGGCCAACAGATGCACATTGGACTGCTGCAAGTGGGCCATGGAAGCATTCAAATCGGTTTGTCCTGCAGCATTGATCACATGGGCATGCATTTCAGAATCCGCCAGAAAGCTGTCCAGTGTGCAAATTTCAACGTGGTCAAAATCCAGAGGTGTTTCCCAGAAGCGGGCCGCCTGTTCCAGCCGCTGTCTGGCAGCTTGAGGTGAAGATGCCCGAACCACAGCCATGGTCGCAGTGTGCTGGCGTTGCAATTCGGCGAGCAGGTGGATGCCCAGAAAACCATTGGCTCCCACCACCGCCACCTCTGGTCGAACAGTGGAGGGGATTTGGGCGGGGATGAAAGCTGGCAAGTCCAGTGCTGCAGGTTTCAGGTGACGCAACACCAACCGGATGGTTTTGTGCTGGTAGAGGAGTTCAGCAGGAAACAGGCAACCCAGCCTGCGGCCAAACCCAGCACTGAGTTCGGCGACATCCAGAGAATCGGCCCCTCTGGCAAAAAGGTCATCCTGTGGTCCCACCGGACAGCCCAGCACTTCAGAGGCCACTTGCACCAGCAACGCTTCATGGGGATCTGTGGGAGGATCCGGCAAAGCCACACAGTGTTGCAAGGCTTTTTCATCCACCTTGCCGTGCAGGTTCAGGGGGATGTGGTTCAAGGGCACCAGAGACAGGGGAAGCCTCCACTGACGGGTGTGTTCCTGAAGCGGCAGGGCAGAGGACGCTGGAAAAAAGAACACCTGAATGCGGCCTGTGGTGTTGCACACGGCCTGTGCAAATTCCACACCTGTCACTCCTCTGAGTTCATCGCTGAGTTCTTGCAGGGAAACCCGGTGCCCCCGCACCTTCACCCAGCCTTCCTTGCGGCCCACAAACCAGAGTCTGCCGTTTTGCCAGAACGCCAGATCTCCTGTGCGGTAAGGTCCAGCAACATCAGGAGAAAGCTGCAGTCCGCTGATTTGAATTTCTCCAGTCTTGCCTGCTGGAACAGGTTGACCTTCAGGGTCCACCAGTTGCAGGTGCTCTGGATCAATGGGCTGTCCCAGACTGTGGTCTTCAGAAAGGGTGACGCTGATGGTGGCTTCGGCTGGACCATAGGTGTTGATCAGGCGCAGCGTTTCAGGTTTGCAAGCCAGAGCGGCAGGCTGCAAAGGCTCACCTCCCACGATCACGGTTTTCAGGGAAGCTGGAAAATGCTTTTCTCTGGCCCAATGGTGAAAAAGGGCCGTGGGAACGCTGGCATGCTGGATGTGGTCCCATGCAGAGAACTGCAGGGCAGACTGTTCAGGAACGACCAATGTGGCACCCTGCAACAACGCCAGAAAGAGGTTTTCCAGATGGCCATCAAACGTCCATGCGTGGGCTTGCAACACCCGGTCTCCTGGCTGAATGTAAACTTTGCTGGACAGGGCAGCAAGATAGGTCTCCACAGCGGTTTTTTTCAACCGGATGGGTTTCTGTGGCCCCGTGGTCCCCGAGGTGTACACCACACAGCAAGGATCATCACAGGGAGGGACCTGAGCAGCACCGAAATGGTACCCCTGACCATGGTGAAGTTGCACCAGAGCGTCCAGAACATGATCCACCTGTCGGAAACCCGCCACAGGATGGGCATGTTGCAGATGGTCCCACAGTTGCCTGTACGTCCACTGTCCTTCAGGAGTCTCCAGAGCCACCCCATCAGGCTGCAGGTTGGCGTGTTTTTGCAGGGCTTCTTTCAGGGAAAGTGCAGGGGCAATGGGTGGGGAAAGTGCAGGGGAAAGGGAAGGTTGCTCCTCCTGCTGCAATTCGGTGCGAAAAGCCAGCACCGTGCGTTCAAAAGTTTCCCGGTCCATCAGGTCTGCGTCCACCCGAAACGTCAGGTAGAGGGTGTCGGCCCTGAGGGTGCTCTGGAGTTCCACCTCTGCCAGAGGATTGAGCCAGGGAATCAGGATGCGGCTGCTGCCCGGCACCGAGAAATCAAACTCTGGAAGTTCATTCAGGATGGACCGCACCCAGGGGGAACCTTCAGGGGTGTCAATCCTGCAAAACACCCCGATGCTGCGACGCTCCTCGCTGGTGCGCCCGTGGGCCAGACGTCCGCAAGTCCAGTGGCTTTTCGGGAAGTGGTCCTTCAACCACATGCTGAACAGGGCAGCCACAATTGGACGCAAACGGCGACCATCTGCAAGCTTCAGGAGTTTGATGTGCTGTCTGAGGGGTTGTTTCAACACTGGAGAAGGGTGGGCTTCTTTGCGCACCTGAGGATAAGGGGTGAGCGTCTGGCCTTGCAGCAGTTGCTTGAACTGCCGCACCATCAACACAATGGAAAACCCGTCCATCAAGGCATGGTGGATGGTCACCTGCACCACCGAGCCCCATTTCTGTTCCCACACCACCAGACGGATTTGCTCTGGAAAGGCCAGAGGAAGGTGATGCTGTTGAGAGAAGCGGGCCACCCCTTGGTGGTGCTGCACATCGACCTGACCATAACATTGCAATGTTTTGAGTGCAGCGTCCATGAATTCTGAAAAACCAGTTCTGACTTTAAAACCCAACGTCAAATGCCATCTTGAATCTTGAAACCATGATTGCATGCTTCATGATATAAAAAGCTGTGTAGAAGGTTTTTAAAAAGCAGACATCTTTTTAAAGATGTCTACATGGGATCACATGTCATTTGGACTTGCGGCGGTACCTCAGGACCACCCGTTCCAGCACCGTCACCAGAGCATAAAGCCCTGCACCCAGAGCGGTCAAAAGCAAGATCGCTGCAAACATTCTCGGGGTGTTGTAATAGGCCCGAGCCTGATTGATGGCTGCCCCCAATCCGGGTGCATTGCTGACAAATTCCCAGACCACCGCCCCAATCAGGGCCAGACTGGCGGTCAGTTTCAGGCCGCCCAGCATGACGGGCAGGGAACCGGGCGCTTCCAGCAACCTGAGCCGCTGCCAGAAAGAAGCGTCCAGCGTGTCGAAATACTCGTGGTAGGTGTTTTCCACTTCACGGACCCCGGTCATGGTGGCAATCATGATCGGGTAAAAAGCGGTCAGGGTGGTTGCCACAATGGCTGGAGCGGTCCCGAACCCAAGCCAGATGATCAAAAGCGGCGCAATGGCAATGATGGGTGTGCTCTGGCTGGCCACCAGAAACGGTGAAAAAATGCGTTCCAGCATGGGAAAGCGCCCCAGAGGATACCCCAGCAGAATCCCCATCAGTAGGCCAAAAACAATGCCGTACAGGGTGGTTCTCAGGGTCAGGAGCATCTGGCCAGACAGTTCACCCCATGCAGTTTGCAGTTCTGCCAGCACTTTGAGGGGACCAGGCAGTGA from Deinococcus misasensis DSM 22328 includes these protein-coding regions:
- a CDS encoding HAD family hydrolase, with amino-acid sequence MTPLLIFDCDGVLVDSEILSNRAGVELLNELGLSITLEDHIHRFVGKSAQDVEKVLESLLGCPLPEDYGAQKIQRTADLFDAELQAIPGIRQALEQLSGPRCVASGSHRSRIDQSLRLTGLSGFFEHIFSIEQVEKGKPAPDLFLLAAEALGHAPEQCLVIEDSVSGVQAACAAGMRVLGFTGGSHCAPDHGQQLLEAGAQQVFQDMADLPELIGF
- a CDS encoding ABC transporter substrate-binding protein yields the protein MKRVALFTLLLAGMAGAKPLTIGLGYIPNVQFTPFYAADAMGYYKAEGFEVEFKHGFVSELMPLLLQGKIDAVVGDAEDAIFAQAQGAKVKYVMAMYQKLPVTVFSLAEKGINKPADLKGKTLGIPGPFGASYIALQALLAKNKIKESDLQIAPIGFTQLEAVKAGRVDAALGFINNEPLILKQQNSKVNTLDLTSAYPMVGNGVIVSDRLLKNRADLQKILRASQKGLAYTVTNPQKAFDVGKKYFGSAGGDLSVLNASVGLMRSSYTSKTALGFSDPSAWAKAVNVLKNLGKVPSGAKPTDFYSNTYLTKGIR
- a CDS encoding AMP-binding protein; the protein is MDAALKTLQCYGQVDVQHHQGVARFSQQHHLPLAFPEQIRLVVWEQKWGSVVQVTIHHALMDGFSIVLMVRQFKQLLQGQTLTPYPQVRKEAHPSPVLKQPLRQHIKLLKLADGRRLRPIVAALFSMWLKDHFPKSHWTCGRLAHGRTSEERRSIGVFCRIDTPEGSPWVRSILNELPEFDFSVPGSSRILIPWLNPLAEVELQSTLRADTLYLTFRVDADLMDRETFERTVLAFRTELQQEEQPSLSPALSPPIAPALSLKEALQKHANLQPDGVALETPEGQWTYRQLWDHLQHAHPVAGFRQVDHVLDALVQLHHGQGYHFGAAQVPPCDDPCCVVYTSGTTGPQKPIRLKKTAVETYLAALSSKVYIQPGDRVLQAHAWTFDGHLENLFLALLQGATLVVPEQSALQFSAWDHIQHASVPTALFHHWAREKHFPASLKTVIVGGEPLQPAALACKPETLRLINTYGPAEATISVTLSEDHSLGQPIDPEHLQLVDPEGQPVPAGKTGEIQISGLQLSPDVAGPYRTGDLAFWQNGRLWFVGRKEGWVKVRGHRVSLQELSDELRGVTGVEFAQAVCNTTGRIQVFFFPASSALPLQEHTRQWRLPLSLVPLNHIPLNLHGKVDEKALQHCVALPDPPTDPHEALLVQVASEVLGCPVGPQDDLFARGADSLDVAELSAGFGRRLGCLFPAELLYQHKTIRLVLRHLKPAALDLPAFIPAQIPSTVRPEVAVVGANGFLGIHLLAELQRQHTATMAVVRASSPQAARQRLEQAARFWETPLDFDHVEICTLDSFLADSEMHAHVINAAGQTDLNASMAHLQQSNVHLLASLAAKSLHLHQCSSLSVLGWVWDGDVPPLAREVPPPQDSYSFSKWQAEQWLEQQGNCTLYRLTRCWSREEGGPLPENDLGVQALRRHPEWQVHLDVLPVDVVARALVENLQKPPAGVVHLRSPISPQGKPHPDAAVLNHYTPNDHQRYLQHMWAILQHPESGSGEETLGQLPFASGKPT